The following proteins come from a genomic window of Novosphingobium aromaticivorans DSM 12444:
- a CDS encoding 2-hydroxyacid dehydrogenase, with translation MTMLYHGPEARGAIWADIFARRLPDVPFRRWSEDAIDAPAVRFLAAWNPAPEFVAQFPNLEVLFCVGAGVDQLPLADLPPKVRVVRMIEPGISVAMAEYVATACLALHRDLPHFVAEQRADRWSYAAPRLATERRVGVMGLGELGQASLRLLRPLGFRLSGWSRSAHAIDGVECFAGAEALDAFLAQADILVCLLPLTSATRGILCRQTFEKMPRGAALVNAGRGAHLVAEDLLAALESGQLRAAMLDVTDPEPLPQGHAFYSHPAIFLTPHVAAETRPETAGEVLADNVARILAGQVPVGEVDRARGY, from the coding sequence ATGACCATGCTCTATCACGGCCCCGAAGCGCGCGGCGCGATCTGGGCCGATATCTTTGCCCGCAGGCTGCCGGACGTCCCGTTCCGCCGCTGGAGCGAGGATGCCATCGACGCGCCAGCCGTGCGTTTCCTTGCGGCGTGGAATCCGGCGCCCGAATTCGTCGCGCAGTTCCCGAACCTCGAAGTCCTGTTCTGCGTCGGGGCAGGCGTCGACCAGTTGCCGCTTGCGGATCTGCCTCCAAAGGTTCGCGTCGTTCGCATGATCGAGCCGGGCATTTCGGTGGCCATGGCAGAGTATGTCGCGACCGCCTGCCTTGCGCTGCATCGCGACCTGCCGCACTTCGTTGCCGAGCAGCGCGCCGATCGCTGGAGCTACGCCGCTCCCCGTCTCGCCACAGAGCGGCGCGTGGGGGTGATGGGGCTGGGTGAACTCGGCCAGGCCTCGCTCCGGTTGCTGCGGCCACTCGGCTTCCGACTCTCCGGCTGGAGCCGCAGCGCCCATGCTATCGACGGCGTTGAGTGCTTTGCCGGGGCCGAAGCGCTCGACGCATTCCTCGCCCAGGCCGATATCCTGGTCTGTCTCCTGCCGCTGACGTCGGCAACGCGCGGCATTCTCTGCCGCCAGACATTCGAAAAGATGCCTCGTGGTGCCGCGCTGGTGAATGCGGGCCGCGGTGCGCACCTCGTTGCGGAGGATCTCCTCGCCGCCCTGGAATCCGGGCAATTGCGCGCCGCGATGCTCGACGTGACCGATCCGGAGCCGCTGCCGCAAGGCCACGCATTCTATAGTCATCCGGCGATTTTCCTTACGCCCCATGTCGCTGCCGAAACGCGGCCGGAAACCGCGGGCGAGGTGCTTGCCGACAATGTCGCGCGCATCCTGGCGGGCCAGGTGCCGGTCGGCGAAGTGGACCGAGCGAGGGGTTACTGA
- a CDS encoding toxic anion resistance protein: MATPPTETATMSPITLTPPDPVPVVAPAQASGLVPVSAENRSKLESKVDAFVADLVAQDAQSPEFGKKVDQLTNMGRKEIAQAAGMSNRFLDRPIRAMDKDSGVGADLAALRRTVEELDPGRQGKLSSGRKILGIIPFGNSLKRYFDGYTSAQGHIKAILDRLASGKDELLMDNAAIDVERQKLWEAMGNLEQMIHISRTLDAKLEEAAADLDHTDPAKAKAIRESALFYTRQRTQDLLTQMAVTVQGYLALDLVKKNNVELVKGVDRASTTTVAALRTAVTVAQAMTNQRLVLQQITALNTTTANMIDSTGKLLREQTGKIHEMAASSTIPLETLQRAFQNIYDTMDTIDTFKLKALDAMKQTVDTLSGEVEKSKGYIARAEGASQAKLAGPETSPLLTLEG, from the coding sequence ATGGCCACGCCTCCCACCGAAACCGCGACCATGAGCCCGATCACACTGACGCCGCCCGATCCGGTGCCGGTGGTGGCGCCCGCGCAGGCATCGGGACTTGTGCCGGTTTCGGCAGAGAACCGTTCAAAGCTGGAGTCCAAGGTGGACGCCTTCGTCGCGGACCTCGTGGCGCAGGACGCGCAGAGCCCGGAATTCGGCAAGAAGGTCGACCAACTCACCAACATGGGTCGCAAGGAGATCGCGCAGGCAGCGGGCATGTCGAACCGCTTTCTCGACCGCCCGATCCGCGCGATGGACAAGGACAGCGGCGTGGGCGCCGACCTTGCGGCGTTGCGCCGCACGGTGGAGGAACTGGACCCCGGCCGTCAGGGCAAGCTGTCTTCGGGGCGCAAGATTCTGGGCATCATTCCGTTCGGGAACAGCCTGAAGCGTTATTTCGACGGCTACACTTCCGCGCAGGGTCACATCAAGGCGATCCTCGACCGGCTCGCGTCCGGCAAGGACGAGTTGCTCATGGACAATGCCGCGATCGACGTGGAGCGCCAGAAACTGTGGGAGGCGATGGGCAATCTGGAGCAGATGATCCACATCTCCCGGACGCTTGATGCAAAGCTTGAAGAAGCGGCGGCGGACCTCGATCACACCGATCCCGCCAAGGCCAAGGCCATCCGCGAGAGCGCGCTGTTCTACACCCGCCAGCGCACGCAGGACCTGCTGACGCAGATGGCGGTGACGGTGCAGGGCTATCTCGCGCTGGACCTTGTCAAGAAGAACAACGTCGAACTGGTGAAGGGCGTGGACCGCGCCAGCACGACGACGGTTGCAGCCCTGCGTACCGCCGTGACGGTGGCCCAGGCGATGACGAACCAGAGGCTCGTCCTGCAGCAGATCACCGCGCTCAACACCACGACCGCGAACATGATCGATTCGACCGGCAAGCTGCTGCGCGAGCAGACGGGCAAGATCCACGAGATGGCGGCTTCAAGCACGATCCCGCTGGAGACGCTTCAGCGCGCCTTCCAGAACATCTACGATACGATGGACACGATCGACACGTTCAAGCTCAAGGCGCTGGACGCGATGAAGCAGACGGTCGACACGCTCTCGGGCGAGGTCGAGAAGTCGAAGGGCTACATCGCGCGGGCCGAGGGCGCTTCGCAGGCCAAGCTTGCCGGGCCAGAGACGTCGCCGCTGCTGACGCTGGAGGGTTGA
- a CDS encoding TonB-dependent siderophore receptor, whose protein sequence is MSVLKAALAAGVAMGVMPTMAWAQSAPAEEQATPATDGLVVIGQRQQYRGDVPLSALPQSVQVLDSKTLQDLNITRFDAALELTSGIAKQNNFGGLWDAFAVRGFAGDENFPSGFLVNGFNGGRGYGGPRDASNIEKIEVLKGPNGAVFGRGEPGGTINIITKKARTDETFGSFSLLGGSWNNFRVEADYNLAITDTLAVRLNGAVQDGDSFRDTVHQTKYVASPSILFKPSSDTSLSYEMEFVDNKVPFDRGVLAIGGKLGVIPNSRFLGEPGDGPIRVKVLGHQLQLQQKIGGDWYFLAGVGYRDTSFNGYGTQAELALGRQSLDNDGTNLTRQRILRDYNTTNTSVRGEISGKLYTGPFTHHVLVGADWDRFHIDVLQKRYRPPSYTPGSAFTAANNAINVFDPVYGQLPTVTAVQQNTDEVQKAYGIYFQDQIDITDRLKVRVGGRFDHFDQTILNRTTSKLSKVTFKQFSPTAGALFKITEDLSIYGGYGEGFRPNSGVDFFGNSFAPELSKSYEVGLRFAAPGDAITASVAAFTMKKNNILTADPNPDHTGSSIAGGAAKSRGLEFDVTANLPGDISLIASYAYIDAFWTTESSDKDFGLTIQPGDRLINVPKHSANVVLTKGFLIGGHRFSFGGGVNYVGKRLGETATTFELPGYVLARLTASYEPADNVKINADVTNLFDKQYYAASYSKFWINPGAPRAFNVRATFSF, encoded by the coding sequence ATGTCCGTATTGAAGGCCGCGCTTGCGGCTGGTGTCGCGATGGGAGTGATGCCGACGATGGCCTGGGCGCAGTCCGCCCCGGCAGAGGAACAGGCCACGCCCGCGACCGATGGACTGGTCGTGATCGGCCAGCGCCAGCAGTATCGTGGCGACGTGCCGCTTTCGGCCCTGCCGCAGAGCGTGCAGGTGCTCGATTCCAAGACTCTGCAGGATCTCAACATTACCCGCTTCGATGCGGCGCTGGAACTGACCAGCGGCATCGCGAAGCAGAACAACTTCGGCGGTCTGTGGGATGCGTTCGCGGTCCGCGGCTTTGCCGGCGACGAGAACTTCCCGTCGGGCTTTCTGGTCAACGGCTTCAACGGCGGTCGCGGCTACGGCGGCCCGCGCGATGCCTCGAACATCGAGAAGATCGAAGTCCTGAAGGGTCCCAACGGCGCCGTGTTCGGTCGTGGCGAGCCGGGCGGTACGATCAACATCATCACCAAGAAGGCGCGCACCGACGAGACCTTCGGGTCGTTTTCGCTCCTCGGCGGTAGCTGGAACAACTTCCGCGTCGAAGCCGACTACAACCTTGCCATCACCGACACGCTCGCGGTCCGTCTCAACGGTGCGGTGCAGGACGGCGACAGCTTCCGCGACACCGTTCACCAGACCAAGTACGTCGCCTCGCCCTCGATCCTGTTCAAGCCCTCCAGCGACACCAGCCTGTCGTACGAGATGGAATTCGTCGACAACAAGGTGCCGTTCGACCGCGGCGTTCTGGCGATCGGTGGCAAGCTTGGCGTCATCCCCAACTCGCGCTTCCTTGGCGAGCCGGGCGACGGTCCGATCCGCGTGAAGGTGCTGGGCCACCAGCTCCAGCTCCAGCAGAAGATCGGCGGCGACTGGTACTTCCTCGCCGGTGTCGGTTACCGCGATACCAGCTTCAACGGCTATGGCACGCAGGCAGAACTCGCCCTTGGCCGCCAGTCGCTCGACAACGACGGCACCAACCTGACTCGCCAGCGCATCCTGCGCGACTACAACACCACCAACACCTCGGTGCGCGGCGAAATCTCTGGCAAGCTGTACACCGGCCCGTTCACGCACCACGTGCTGGTCGGGGCCGACTGGGATCGCTTCCACATCGACGTGCTGCAGAAGCGCTACCGTCCGCCGAGCTATACGCCGGGCAGCGCGTTCACCGCCGCGAACAATGCCATCAACGTGTTCGATCCGGTCTACGGGCAGCTCCCGACGGTGACCGCCGTGCAGCAGAACACCGACGAAGTCCAAAAGGCCTACGGCATCTACTTCCAGGACCAGATCGACATCACCGATCGCCTGAAGGTGCGCGTGGGTGGTCGATTCGACCACTTCGACCAGACCATCCTGAACCGCACGACCAGCAAGCTGTCCAAGGTCACGTTCAAGCAGTTCAGCCCAACGGCCGGCGCGCTGTTCAAGATTACCGAGGATCTTTCGATCTACGGCGGTTACGGCGAGGGCTTCCGTCCGAACAGCGGCGTGGACTTCTTCGGCAACTCCTTCGCGCCGGAACTCAGCAAGTCCTACGAGGTCGGCCTGCGCTTTGCCGCACCTGGTGACGCCATCACCGCGTCGGTCGCTGCCTTCACGATGAAGAAGAACAACATCCTGACCGCCGACCCGAACCCCGATCACACCGGGTCCTCGATCGCCGGTGGCGCCGCGAAGTCTCGCGGCCTGGAGTTCGACGTCACCGCGAACCTGCCGGGCGACATCTCGCTGATCGCCAGCTACGCCTATATCGATGCGTTCTGGACCACGGAATCGTCGGACAAGGACTTCGGCCTGACGATCCAGCCGGGCGACCGCCTGATCAACGTGCCCAAGCATTCGGCCAACGTCGTCCTGACCAAGGGCTTCCTCATCGGCGGACACCGCTTCAGCTTCGGCGGCGGCGTCAACTATGTTGGCAAGCGCCTGGGCGAAACGGCCACGACGTTCGAATTGCCCGGCTACGTTCTCGCCCGCCTCACCGCGAGCTACGAACCCGCCGACAACGTCAAGATCAACGCCGACGTGACCAATCTGTTCGACAAGCAGTACTACGCCGCGTCGTATTCGAAGTTCTGGATCAATCCGGGCGCGCCGCGCGCGTTCAATGTCCGGGCGACCTTCTCGTTCTGA
- a CDS encoding SDR family NAD(P)-dependent oxidoreductase encodes MSMNDSMDMESGKGMRCAVFGASGGIGRALADLLAARKDVAEVHALARRTIPAGTKVRPHRFDLEDEDSIARACGEIGAPLDLVIVATGRLVRDNGDGPEKSWRAISRDGMAELFAINAIGPAVIARHTLPLLRREGRPVFAAISARVGSISDNRLGGWHSYRASKAALNMLVRNFAIELARTNPSATAVTLHPGTVDTPLSRPFQRSVPADRLFSPEQSAAHLLAVIDRLTPADSGQLFAWDGSAIPF; translated from the coding sequence ATGTCCATGAACGACAGCATGGACATGGAATCGGGCAAGGGCATGCGCTGTGCCGTCTTCGGCGCAAGCGGCGGCATCGGACGGGCCCTCGCCGACCTCCTGGCAGCGCGAAAGGACGTGGCCGAAGTCCATGCGCTGGCAAGGCGCACCATTCCCGCAGGCACGAAGGTCCGCCCCCACCGCTTCGACCTCGAGGACGAAGACTCCATTGCAAGGGCCTGCGGCGAGATCGGCGCCCCGCTGGACCTGGTGATCGTCGCGACGGGCCGCCTGGTACGCGACAACGGCGACGGTCCAGAGAAATCCTGGCGGGCGATCAGCCGGGACGGCATGGCCGAACTGTTCGCGATCAACGCCATCGGTCCTGCGGTGATCGCGCGTCACACCTTGCCTCTCCTGCGCCGGGAAGGCCGCCCCGTCTTCGCGGCGATCTCGGCCCGGGTTGGCTCGATCTCGGACAACCGCCTCGGCGGCTGGCATTCTTACCGCGCGTCCAAGGCGGCGCTGAACATGCTGGTACGAAACTTCGCAATCGAACTTGCGCGGACCAATCCTTCGGCCACCGCCGTCACGCTCCACCCCGGTACGGTCGACACGCCCCTCTCGCGTCCGTTCCAGCGCAGTGTACCGGCAGACAGGCTGTTCTCGCCCGAACAGTCAGCAGCGCACCTCCTTGCGGTGATCGATCGCCTCACTCCCGCCGACAGCGGCCAGCTCTTTGCATGGGACGGGTCCGCGATCCCTTTCTGA
- a CDS encoding DUF1624 domain-containing protein, producing the protein MTTLAAEAPPFAPAATPANPAVARTRLLAIDALRGLVMLFMLVDHVRETFFLHLQVTDPVDANTTDPGLFFTRLLSTFCAPTFVALTGLSAWLYGQSHTKKEVSEFLLKRGLFLIFLELTVICLAWPTQSFEFPPERFWLQVIWAIGISMVALSGLIYLPRPAQFAVGLAIVCLHNLLDGIVLAPGDSGYALWAVLHQRSVIDLGMGLTAKTTYPVLPWIGVILLGYACGPWFRKGSDPAVRLRRLVTLGVAMIVGFLVIRYLNFYGDKPWFVAETQLRTVMSFLSLTKYPPSLLFLLPTVGTGVLLLALFEKFQDSPALPHLAYLGGAPMFFYILHLYVLKGIYHVALAMYGPVKGTVFGVDNLSTVWIWVFLLIVPLYLPTRWFAGVKQRRKDIWWLKYL; encoded by the coding sequence ATGACTACGCTAGCCGCAGAGGCACCACCATTCGCGCCGGCCGCGACCCCCGCCAATCCCGCCGTTGCCAGAACCCGTCTCCTGGCGATCGACGCGCTGCGCGGCCTGGTCATGCTGTTCATGCTGGTCGATCACGTCCGCGAGACGTTCTTCCTGCACCTGCAGGTGACGGACCCGGTCGATGCCAACACGACGGACCCGGGCCTGTTCTTCACGCGCCTGCTGTCCACGTTCTGCGCGCCGACGTTCGTCGCGCTGACGGGCTTGTCGGCATGGCTTTACGGTCAGTCGCACACCAAGAAGGAAGTCAGCGAGTTCCTGTTGAAGCGGGGGCTGTTCCTGATCTTCCTTGAACTCACGGTCATCTGCCTGGCCTGGCCGACGCAGAGCTTCGAGTTTCCGCCGGAGCGCTTCTGGCTTCAGGTGATCTGGGCCATCGGCATCTCGATGGTCGCGCTTTCGGGCCTGATCTACCTGCCGCGCCCCGCACAGTTCGCTGTCGGCCTTGCGATCGTGTGCCTGCACAACCTGCTCGACGGCATCGTCCTGGCGCCCGGCGACAGCGGCTATGCGCTGTGGGCCGTGCTGCACCAGCGCTCGGTCATCGACCTTGGCATGGGGCTTACGGCGAAGACGACTTACCCCGTGCTGCCGTGGATCGGCGTGATCCTGCTTGGCTATGCGTGCGGACCGTGGTTCCGCAAGGGCAGCGATCCGGCGGTCCGCCTGCGGCGCCTGGTCACGCTGGGCGTGGCGATGATCGTGGGCTTCCTCGTGATCCGCTACCTCAACTTCTACGGTGACAAGCCCTGGTTCGTCGCCGAAACCCAGCTGCGCACGGTGATGAGCTTCCTTTCGCTGACCAAGTATCCGCCTTCGCTGCTGTTCCTGCTGCCGACCGTGGGCACCGGCGTGCTGCTGCTGGCACTGTTCGAGAAGTTCCAGGACAGCCCCGCGCTGCCGCACCTCGCCTACCTCGGCGGTGCACCCATGTTCTTCTACATCCTGCACCTCTACGTGCTGAAGGGCATCTATCACGTGGCCCTGGCCATGTACGGCCCGGTCAAGGGCACCGTATTCGGCGTCGACAACCTTTCGACCGTATGGATCTGGGTGTTCCTGCTGATCGTGCCGCTTTACTTGCCGACCCGCTGGTTTGCCGGTGTAAAGCAGCGTCGCAAGGACATCTGGTGGCTCAAGTACCTGTAA
- a CDS encoding DUF2721 domain-containing protein, translating into MTAGPSGVIAQTIQLALAPVFVLVAIGNIMNILTTRLGRIVDRSRTLQKLHAETTGTDHDVVVIELRYVDRRIHLIGRALLLLVLSGLAIGVTVGSLFIGEMAQLETRNVTGITFFVAIALLMVALVNLLLETRIAASSLRLPQELLELEREI; encoded by the coding sequence ATGACCGCAGGACCATCCGGCGTGATCGCCCAGACCATCCAGCTCGCACTGGCCCCGGTCTTCGTGCTTGTCGCCATCGGCAACATCATGAACATCCTGACGACACGCCTGGGGCGTATCGTCGATCGTTCGCGCACCCTGCAGAAGCTGCACGCCGAAACCACTGGCACCGACCACGACGTCGTGGTCATCGAGCTGCGCTATGTCGACCGGCGCATCCACCTGATCGGGCGAGCACTGTTGCTGCTCGTCCTGTCCGGCCTGGCCATCGGCGTGACGGTCGGATCGCTGTTCATCGGCGAGATGGCGCAACTGGAGACCCGCAATGTCACCGGGATCACGTTCTTCGTCGCCATCGCGCTGCTGATGGTCGCGCTGGTCAATCTGCTGCTCGAGACGAGAATCGCGGCCAGTTCGCTGCGCCTGCCGCAGGAACTGCTCGAACTGGAGCGCGAGATCTAG
- a CDS encoding HupE/UreJ family protein, protein MVRPALSLPTGILRWAGWAVALLVIVALRSAAHAHGVGEDDRAFIEGAAGMAIGPYMYLGAKHMVTGYDHLLFLVGVIFFLYRLKDVGTYVTLFAIGHSTTLLLGVLLDIRANPYIVDAIIGLSVVYKALDNLDGFRTLFGRAPNPKAAVLVFGFFHGFGLATKLQDLTLSKEGMVPNLVSFNVGVELGQFMALGAILILMNLWRATDSFRRSAIAANAALMCAGLVLVGYQLTGYVTQA, encoded by the coding sequence ATGGTCCGCCCCGCCCTTTCGCTCCCGACCGGAATTTTGCGATGGGCCGGGTGGGCCGTCGCGCTTCTGGTGATCGTTGCGCTGCGCTCTGCCGCCCATGCCCACGGCGTGGGCGAGGACGACCGCGCCTTCATCGAAGGGGCGGCCGGCATGGCCATCGGCCCCTACATGTATCTCGGCGCCAAGCACATGGTGACCGGATACGACCACCTGCTGTTCCTGGTGGGCGTCATCTTCTTCCTCTACCGGCTGAAGGACGTCGGCACCTACGTCACGCTTTTCGCGATCGGGCACAGCACTACCCTGCTGCTCGGCGTGTTGCTGGACATTCGCGCCAACCCCTACATCGTCGATGCGATCATCGGCTTGTCGGTTGTCTACAAGGCGCTCGACAACCTGGACGGTTTCCGGACCCTGTTCGGGCGGGCACCCAATCCCAAGGCGGCGGTGCTGGTGTTCGGCTTCTTCCATGGCTTTGGCCTTGCCACGAAGCTCCAGGACCTGACGCTTTCGAAGGAGGGCATGGTGCCCAACCTCGTAAGCTTCAATGTCGGGGTGGAGCTGGGGCAGTTCATGGCGCTGGGCGCGATCCTGATCCTGATGAACCTCTGGCGCGCGACCGACAGCTTCCGCCGCAGCGCCATCGCCGCCAATGCCGCGCTGATGTGCGCCGGCCTCGTGCTCGTCGGCTACCAGCTGACCGGCTATGTCACTCAAGCCTGA
- a CDS encoding haloacid dehalogenase type II, producing MSTAVFTPKFISFDCYGTLTRFRMTEMATQFYADRLPAEALPRFCKDWSAYRLDEVLGAWKPYREVIANSLERTSKKWGVEFREEEASAVYEAVPTWGPHEDVPGGLSKICDKIPLVILSNAMNSQIMSNVGMLGATFHRVYTAESAQAYKPRMQAFEYMFDQLGMGPEVGMHVSSSFRYDQNTATDLGFGCRVFVGRGHEPSNANYRDVEIPHIGALPAVVGL from the coding sequence ATGAGCACCGCCGTCTTCACACCCAAGTTCATCAGCTTCGACTGCTACGGCACGCTGACCCGCTTCCGCATGACCGAGATGGCGACGCAATTCTACGCCGACCGTCTTCCCGCCGAGGCGCTGCCTCGGTTCTGCAAGGACTGGTCCGCCTATCGCCTCGACGAAGTGCTGGGCGCCTGGAAGCCCTACCGCGAAGTGATCGCCAATTCGCTTGAACGCACCTCGAAGAAGTGGGGCGTGGAGTTCCGCGAGGAAGAGGCCAGCGCGGTCTATGAAGCTGTGCCGACCTGGGGCCCGCACGAAGACGTTCCGGGCGGCCTGTCGAAGATCTGCGACAAGATCCCGCTCGTCATCCTCTCCAACGCGATGAATTCGCAGATCATGTCGAATGTCGGCATGCTCGGCGCGACGTTCCACCGCGTCTACACCGCCGAGAGCGCGCAGGCATACAAGCCGCGCATGCAGGCCTTCGAATACATGTTCGACCAGCTGGGCATGGGTCCCGAGGTCGGCATGCACGTCTCGTCGAGCTTCCGCTACGACCAGAACACCGCGACCGACCTCGGCTTCGGCTGCCGCGTCTTCGTCGGCCGTGGCCACGAACCCTCGAACGCCAATTACCGCGACGTCGAGATCCCGCACATCGGCGCGCTGCCGGCGGTGGTCGGTCTCTGA
- a CDS encoding DUF4198 domain-containing protein, whose product MSRISRFLSTTLAVTTLAGATLPTVAEAHGIWFAQRARQLALVYGVGADDLDAVKRLPLIKAVKGFDADGLPVNTSLRAAGAIPVVDSDEPVAIVAAEMDYGIWSKDASGEWHNKGRDEVPGATVSEHNFKYAVHLTQLPTKPVPLIQGHRLQLVPATTVIPQKMGEPIKVRAFYDGQPMAGVQVMADYVNDPDQIAPRTDAEGYATIPVRNQGINVLMAIFVGPSDNPAKYERMEYRASLSFVLPHLPE is encoded by the coding sequence ATGTCCAGGATTTCTCGTTTCCTTTCAACGACGTTGGCCGTCACGACATTGGCGGGGGCAACGCTTCCGACAGTGGCCGAGGCGCATGGCATCTGGTTTGCCCAGCGCGCACGCCAGCTCGCGCTAGTCTATGGCGTCGGTGCCGACGACCTCGACGCGGTGAAGCGCCTGCCGCTTATCAAGGCGGTCAAGGGCTTCGACGCCGACGGGCTGCCGGTGAACACGTCCCTGCGCGCTGCGGGCGCCATTCCCGTCGTAGACAGTGACGAGCCGGTGGCCATCGTCGCGGCGGAAATGGACTACGGCATCTGGAGCAAGGACGCTTCGGGCGAATGGCACAACAAGGGCCGCGACGAGGTGCCCGGTGCGACCGTCAGCGAGCACAACTTCAAGTATGCCGTGCACCTGACCCAGCTTCCCACCAAGCCGGTGCCGCTCATCCAAGGGCACAGGTTGCAGCTCGTGCCGGCGACGACGGTGATCCCGCAGAAGATGGGCGAGCCGATCAAGGTCCGCGCCTTCTACGACGGCCAGCCGATGGCAGGCGTGCAGGTCATGGCCGACTACGTCAACGATCCCGATCAGATCGCGCCCAGGACCGATGCCGAAGGCTATGCGACCATTCCCGTGCGCAACCAGGGCATCAATGTGCTGATGGCGATCTTCGTCGGGCCGAGCGACAATCCGGCCAAGTACGAGCGCATGGAATACCGTGCCTCGCTTTCCTTCGTGCTGCCGCACCTGCCGGAATGA
- a CDS encoding c-type cytochrome yields MKGTFGLIAGMAAMACAAPLLAGQKLGEVQPLRTPETVYAKTCGYCHGRNVGPIILGRALPAESIKYIVRHGQNGMPAFRPTEVKPEELDALAAWIEKSEARKGEHGQ; encoded by the coding sequence ATGAAGGGTACGTTCGGCCTGATCGCCGGAATGGCTGCCATGGCCTGCGCCGCGCCGCTGCTGGCCGGGCAGAAGCTGGGCGAAGTGCAGCCGCTCCGCACGCCGGAGACGGTCTATGCCAAGACCTGCGGTTATTGCCACGGGCGCAACGTCGGCCCGATAATCCTGGGGCGCGCCCTACCGGCGGAAAGCATCAAGTACATCGTCCGCCACGGCCAGAACGGGATGCCCGCATTCCGCCCGACCGAGGTGAAGCCGGAAGAGCTGGATGCGCTCGCGGCGTGGATCGAGAAGAGCGAAGCGCGCAAGGGGGAGCACGGGCAATGA
- a CDS encoding PepSY-associated TM helix domain-containing protein, with translation MRRNGFLAWHRRLALIFAPLLLLQALTGAVLVFHDDLVALIDPAPAGVSRVPVSTLVASAQASGGRVTRLFLPARQDGPAFAQLAEGDGATRYAVLDPNSGRVMREGGLLAFPVEAALQWHYRLMDGATGLAIVALNGLALVVLASSGLAFWWPAGGRWRKSLSVNARMPARVRLRQWHRSFGVVASAVILMSAATGILLSAPDVFAGAVVPSRQVPPPRPPAQIDAAVGLARSAFPRSELRDIRFPLADRIDVNLNAPERNPRAVHVVTVAVSQPKVLKAVPANESAALWMTVLPLHTGEGFGPLGRWFVLVEALVLAVLSITGPVMWWQARRLRK, from the coding sequence ATGCGCCGCAACGGTTTTCTCGCCTGGCACCGTCGTCTTGCCCTGATCTTCGCGCCTTTGCTGCTGCTTCAGGCGCTGACCGGCGCGGTGCTCGTTTTCCACGACGACCTCGTCGCTCTGATAGATCCGGCTCCTGCTGGCGTTTCCCGGGTTCCGGTCTCCACGCTTGTCGCTTCGGCACAAGCCTCGGGCGGGCGCGTGACCCGTCTTTTCCTTCCCGCCCGCCAGGATGGACCGGCCTTTGCGCAGCTTGCCGAGGGGGACGGCGCGACCCGCTACGCCGTGCTCGATCCCAACTCAGGCCGGGTGATGCGCGAAGGAGGCTTGCTGGCGTTTCCGGTCGAAGCCGCGCTGCAATGGCATTACCGCCTGATGGATGGAGCCACGGGCCTTGCCATCGTCGCCTTGAACGGACTGGCTCTGGTCGTCCTCGCATCGAGCGGTCTCGCCTTCTGGTGGCCGGCAGGCGGACGCTGGAGGAAGTCTCTTTCCGTGAACGCGCGCATGCCCGCGCGGGTCCGTCTGCGGCAATGGCATCGCAGCTTTGGCGTGGTTGCCTCGGCCGTCATTCTGATGAGCGCGGCGACCGGCATTCTCCTTTCGGCGCCCGACGTCTTCGCAGGGGCTGTCGTGCCTTCGCGGCAGGTGCCGCCGCCCCGGCCGCCGGCGCAGATCGATGCTGCCGTGGGCCTTGCACGCTCCGCGTTTCCCCGCAGCGAGTTGCGCGACATCCGCTTCCCGTTGGCCGACCGCATCGACGTCAATCTGAACGCTCCGGAGCGCAATCCCCGCGCCGTTCATGTCGTGACCGTCGCGGTTTCTCAGCCGAAAGTGCTGAAGGCGGTGCCTGCAAATGAAAGCGCTGCGCTGTGGATGACCGTGCTGCCGCTTCACACGGGCGAAGGCTTCGGTCCGCTGGGGCGCTGGTTCGTCCTTGTCGAGGCGCTCGTGCTGGCGGTTCTTTCCATCACCGGCCCCGTCATGTGGTGGCAGGCAAGAAGGCTGCGCAAATGA
- a CDS encoding polyhydroxyalkanoic acid system family protein, protein MRIAIPHSLDRDEARRRLRDKAAQAADKAEGMATVTTAFADDDHMTMTVGAMGYTVDCAVELTESELVVEVDIPASLGFARRMIEGMIRDKSGKLLN, encoded by the coding sequence ATGCGCATCGCCATCCCTCATTCGCTCGACCGTGACGAGGCGCGCCGCCGCCTGCGTGATAAGGCCGCGCAGGCAGCCGACAAGGCGGAGGGCATGGCCACGGTGACGACCGCGTTTGCCGACGACGACCACATGACCATGACGGTCGGCGCGATGGGCTATACCGTGGACTGCGCGGTAGAGCTGACCGAGAGCGAACTGGTCGTCGAAGTCGACATCCCCGCCAGCCTCGGCTTCGCGCGGCGGATGATCGAAGGCATGATCCGCGACAAGAGCGGCAAGCTTCTGAACTGA